The Candidatus Saccharimonadales bacterium genome contains a region encoding:
- the nhaA gene encoding Na+/H+ antiporter NhaA, whose amino-acid sequence MFKHKLQKSAKKVHGHVSRVVQLLLKDEAISGKFLLLAAVAAIIIVNSPVSPAFNTFWEHDFSINIANFTLGTDLRHWINDGLMAIFFLVISLEIKRELVRGELRKPRAAILPIVAALGGIAAPIAIYFFINNGFSGAHGWGIPMTTDTAFAIGLLALLGRRIPTSLKIFLLTSMVVDDVAAIGAIAVFYTDSVDFVALGWAGGLYAVILVLHWLGFLRMRLFVALGIALWVTVFLSGVHASIAGVILGLAAPISVRHYANKLSIAERLERSLIPFSTFLIIPLFALANAGVVLDWHVFNEENAMRAGLGIFLGLVVGKVIGIVVAVWIATKLRLTSLPKNVTMHHIIGVAMIAGVGFTLSIFIAKLAFGTNDTLISAAKMSIFSASIISAMIGLFYLRFIAVHKQKRRT is encoded by the coding sequence TTGTTTAAACACAAATTACAAAAGTCGGCCAAAAAAGTCCATGGACATGTTTCGCGTGTCGTCCAGTTATTGCTAAAAGACGAAGCTATTAGTGGCAAATTCCTTCTTTTAGCCGCTGTTGCCGCAATTATTATCGTTAATTCCCCAGTATCCCCAGCTTTTAATACGTTTTGGGAACATGATTTTTCTATCAACATCGCAAACTTTACGTTAGGTACTGATTTACGCCACTGGATTAACGATGGCCTGATGGCTATATTCTTTTTAGTTATCAGCCTCGAAATTAAGCGCGAACTAGTACGCGGAGAACTTCGTAAACCTCGCGCCGCCATCCTACCTATTGTCGCTGCACTAGGTGGAATAGCCGCCCCAATTGCTATCTACTTTTTCATTAACAATGGATTTAGCGGCGCACATGGCTGGGGAATTCCGATGACTACCGATACTGCGTTTGCTATTGGACTATTGGCACTACTTGGCAGGCGAATTCCTACATCATTAAAAATATTTCTTCTCACTAGCATGGTTGTCGATGACGTAGCAGCGATTGGTGCAATTGCCGTGTTCTATACCGATTCGGTAGATTTTGTTGCCCTAGGATGGGCTGGTGGACTATATGCCGTTATTCTCGTTCTCCATTGGCTTGGTTTTTTACGTATGCGCCTATTCGTCGCTTTAGGAATTGCACTTTGGGTCACTGTATTTTTATCGGGAGTCCACGCAAGTATTGCGGGGGTTATCTTAGGGCTCGCCGCACCAATCAGTGTCCGACATTATGCCAATAAATTGTCGATTGCCGAGCGTCTTGAAAGGTCGCTTATTCCCTTCTCTACCTTTCTTATTATTCCTCTTTTCGCGCTTGCAAATGCCGGGGTCGTTTTGGACTGGCATGTATTTAACGAAGAAAATGCCATGCGCGCCGGGTTAGGAATATTTCTAGGGCTGGTTGTTGGAAAAGTCATCGGAATTGTAGTGGCCGTTTGGATCGCCACAAAACTTCGATTAACCAGCCTGCCTAAAAATGTGACGATGCATCATATTATTGGCGTCGCCATGATTGCCGGAGTTGGATTTACGCTATCTATATTTATTGCCAAGCTAGCATTCGGCACGAACGATACACTTATTAGCGCAGCCAAAATGAGTATATTCTCCGCATCAATTATCAGCGCAATGATTGGCCTGTTTTACCTTCGATTTATTGCGGTGCATAAACAAAAACGCCGTACGTAA
- a CDS encoding NUDIX domain-containing protein has protein sequence MAINHEPDIHHLVMCANIFIRKDDKYLVLRRSTLKRWAAGVVHPVGGKIDLNEDPLTAAKREAFEETGVTVRNLKLEAVIFEVEPVKAEPGNWMIFHFSGEYDSGEVMQTEEGELVWLTENEIKQEKLFPSVRAIVDRIFDPNTSTIFARFEYKSDRELDPETMAIEAMTR, from the coding sequence ATGGCAATTAATCATGAACCTGATATCCATCACCTTGTTATGTGTGCGAACATCTTTATCCGTAAAGATGACAAGTATCTCGTCCTAAGGCGCTCTACCCTCAAACGCTGGGCGGCGGGCGTCGTTCATCCTGTTGGTGGAAAAATAGACTTGAATGAAGACCCTTTAACAGCAGCCAAACGTGAAGCGTTTGAGGAAACTGGCGTAACCGTCAGAAATCTTAAATTAGAAGCTGTTATTTTCGAAGTTGAGCCAGTTAAGGCCGAGCCTGGCAACTGGATGATCTTCCATTTTAGTGGTGAATATGATTCTGGTGAAGTTATGCAGACAGAAGAAGGTGAATTAGTTTGGTTGACAGAAAATGAAATCAAGCAAGAAAAGCTATTTCCATCAGTCCGCGCTATTGTCGATAGAATCTTTGATCCCAATACGAGTACTATTTTTGCTCGATTCGAGTATAAATCAGATCGCGAACTTGATCCA